A section of the Paenibacillus odorifer genome encodes:
- a CDS encoding sugar ABC transporter substrate-binding protein, with product MNKAFGKKGLKLCTALMAVVLVFTGCGSKGNSDSSSKELSSIEGRYTIDPETPAWKLDTKKETTDLTWYVNADWWNTDFGKDLVTKKIKEDLNINIKFITGDDTKLNTIFAGGEMPDLLTIFDSNSPVVQKAATWALPLNDLADKYDPYFNKVAEKDTMNWFQLADGKTYGYPNYSNTQNDYDSGNIPAKTAFVIRKDVYEAIGKPSFGTPEEFKSVMQQIKKQFPDMIPFGFNSIGSGTGSLGDVLEDFIGVPMETENGEFYNRNLDEDYLTWLKTLNEVYRNGDISDDSFADDGTAFEEKVKSGKYATILLDGTPQQSGNLQIFMTENPGKEYIAIDGPQSTVGHEPTLNQSGITGWMISYVTKKAKDPAKAIQIYTYLLSDEGQKLMNYGIEGETYKVNDSGKIEFLPEIKDLQLNNADKFKKDYRMGEFMFFGHDRDKALSNDAFADSIKQMQEWGKGKLKPHFILENINPAQGTPEARSLTAIDTTWNTTLVSMIRAKDDATFDSTLAAYKTFLNDNNWDKIVEVRSEKMKNNKEKLGLK from the coding sequence ATGAACAAAGCATTTGGGAAAAAAGGACTCAAACTTTGTACGGCACTTATGGCTGTTGTATTAGTATTTACAGGTTGTGGATCGAAAGGTAATTCTGACAGCTCCAGTAAAGAGTTAAGCTCCATTGAAGGCCGTTATACTATAGATCCGGAAACACCGGCATGGAAGCTGGATACAAAAAAAGAGACAACAGATCTGACTTGGTACGTGAATGCAGACTGGTGGAATACTGATTTCGGAAAAGACCTTGTCACCAAGAAAATTAAAGAGGATTTAAACATCAACATTAAATTCATTACAGGCGATGACACTAAGCTGAATACGATTTTTGCCGGCGGTGAAATGCCAGACCTGTTGACTATTTTTGATTCCAACTCTCCAGTCGTACAAAAAGCTGCTACATGGGCATTGCCTTTAAATGATCTGGCAGATAAATATGATCCGTATTTCAATAAAGTTGCAGAAAAAGATACGATGAACTGGTTCCAGTTAGCAGATGGCAAGACCTATGGATACCCTAACTATTCCAATACGCAAAACGATTATGATAGCGGTAACATCCCTGCTAAAACAGCCTTTGTCATCCGTAAGGATGTTTACGAGGCCATTGGAAAACCAAGCTTTGGAACTCCTGAAGAATTCAAGAGCGTTATGCAACAAATCAAAAAACAATTCCCGGACATGATTCCTTTTGGTTTTAACTCCATTGGTTCAGGCACTGGTTCTTTGGGAGATGTATTGGAGGACTTCATCGGAGTGCCGATGGAAACTGAAAATGGCGAATTCTACAACCGTAACCTGGATGAGGATTACTTGACGTGGTTGAAAACGTTAAATGAAGTCTACAGAAATGGTGACATCAGTGATGACAGCTTTGCTGATGACGGTACTGCCTTTGAAGAAAAAGTGAAATCCGGTAAATATGCAACAATACTTTTGGATGGAACACCGCAACAAAGTGGTAACCTGCAAATCTTCATGACAGAAAATCCAGGCAAGGAATATATCGCTATTGATGGCCCACAAAGTACTGTTGGACATGAACCAACGTTGAATCAATCAGGAATTACAGGTTGGATGATTAGCTATGTTACTAAAAAGGCTAAGGACCCTGCCAAAGCGATTCAAATTTACACTTATTTGCTCAGCGATGAAGGACAAAAGCTCATGAACTACGGTATTGAAGGAGAAACCTATAAAGTTAACGACAGCGGTAAAATTGAATTCTTGCCTGAAATCAAAGACCTGCAATTAAATAATGCCGATAAATTCAAAAAGGATTACCGGATGGGTGAATTTATGTTCTTTGGACATGACCGTGATAAGGCGCTAAGTAACGACGCATTCGCAGATTCCATTAAACAAATGCAAGAGTGGGGCAAAGGAAAGCTAAAACCACACTTTATTCTTGAAAACATTAACCCGGCTCAAGGAACGCCTGAAGCTCGCAGTCTTACTGCAATTGATACTAC